The DNA region GTGGAATGCAAGGAATCTAGAATTGGAAAGAAGCCCATCGAAGTTCCATCAAATGTTACTCTCACATTAGAGGAGCAGTTTGTCAAAGCTAAGGGTCCGCTAGGGGAGTTATCATTGAGCTATCCAGGTGAAgtgaaagttgtgaaagaaaaATCTGGTAAGCTGAGACTTTTTAAGACTGCGGAGACCAAGAGGGCGAACCAGATGCACGGACTTTTCAGGTAAACGTCAACTAGAAACTAGAAATGAGTTTTCCCAGATCATTTTTTGCTGATTTTACTTCTCATAATGTGTTTCACCGCTAATTTTAAGATTAAAATAATTCAAATCTTAAATGAGAGTACCCCCGGATCTTCTTCCATAAATACGCCATCTCCATTTAGTGAGGATATTCCTTATTTAGTTGTTTTATATATTTTCGCCTGATATTCCTAATGTTATCTGCCAATTTATGAGCTCTAAGCTCTTGTCACAACTCTTATAGTTGAGAAATCACTTTGTACAGTCCTGAGAAGTTTTGATTCCCATGAGTATTTCATTGTGATACCACCGGTGCCTTAGGTGGTACCTTGAGTAAGTTGTATCACACATGCTATTTTCAGTATATAGAGTAGATAACCAGTCCTATGATCCTATCAGCTGTTACAAGGATACGGATTCTAGATAGCAATATTCTGCTTCCTGTATTCATTTTTCTCTGACCTCTTGTCTTGCCAATAGCCAGTAGCTTTGATGGCCTTGCTTTGTTCTAGACCTGAGAAACAACACTTTATGTCTTAACAAAATCCACCAAGCGATCTGCTTAAAGAAAAATAGCCACATTCTAGTTGACCTGACAAAGATTTGAATATGAATGTCTATCTTCGTGTTTTTACCATTCTCTGTCCAGTAGTGCTATGGTACCAAGGAAATAGGCTATGCTATTGTTCCCTTCTGGTGTTCAAGAACTGTGAAATCTGTTTTATCTATAGCAAACATCATTAAGTGTCTGTTCCACTTGGGCTGTGATTTATCTTGGCGCTATCTTAATGAATAAAAGGAGCAGAGATATCGTGGGGAAGGTACCCACCTTGGTTAAGAGACACACATGCAAGTATTTTATGCACGGTCAAAAATTGAACATAAAGGCGTCATACATCACCATATTGTCTATCTGCCTTTACTCATGAGCCTATGTTTTATCTTTCATGCTTCAGCTAATCATTTGATAGTTGACTCACAGTGTGTACATTCTCTGTGCCTTAAGCATCAATGATCTCTTTGCTGAATGAtctttaatatatttttctattaTAGCTCAGTTAGAGAAATCACATTATGTATTCTTTGTACTGTCTCACCTATCCTTCACATCTTCCTCTAAATACTTGGGGTACAAATATTCGATGCAGAACATTGACAGACAACATCATCGTTGGTGTGTCCAAAGGATTCGATAAGAAGCTTCAATTAGTGGGTGTCGGATATCGTGCTGCGGTGGAGGGCAACGATCTCGTGATGAACCTGGGTTTCTCGCACCCTGTTCGGATGGCTATTCCCGAAGGCCTGAAGGTCAAGGTGGAAGAGAACACCAGGATCATTGTGAGCGGCTATGACAAGAGCGCAATCGGTCAGTTTGCTGCTACCATAAAGAAGTGGAGGCCACCTGAGCCATACAAGGGAAAGGGTATCCGGTATGCTGATGAGGTTGTAAGAAGGAAGGAGGGCAAAGCTGGGAAGAAGAAATAGAAACCGTTTCTTTGTTTTCTGCGGGTTTCACACTTCGTTTTACTTTTCCACTGTAATGATCATCGTGTACTATGGCCAACCCTAAGAAAATTCTGTTCTTTTCTGATCATGGCATGTAGATCTACACTTTCAGGATCCCACGATTTCCTTCCTTGTCCTTCAAGCTCTTATGCAACTCCACTGAAAAAAAAGGACAGCAACACTGATACTTGATCTGCAATGTCTAGGACCCTGATCAATGCGCAAGTGATAAGAAGGATAGGAATATCCTTATCGTAATGCGATACTTGCTGTTTTCATGGATTTAAGAAGTTCGGTTAATTCAGTATATATTGACTATACGTTGATTTGACCAAAGGCTTTTCCAGAAGTTATGGGCAAGCAGGCCTGGATGTTGAAGTGAATGGGAACAGAAGGATCACCGTGACAGGTTGTGACTCGTAAGTGGCTGCGACAAGAGTGCGCTCAGTGTGGCTTTTGAGTAGTGAAGGAGGGCGCAGAGCTGCAATGAAAGAAATCGACCAGGAGCAAGCATGGGTGGACGAGACCAGCGATTAGCACCAAGAAGAATGCCCATATCTGCACCAATTGAACCCAGGACGTAATGGTCTGGTCACTCCAAGACTGAAAGATTGAAAGGTGATTCTGGATCCGTATGCATGGGAAGTGCGTGAACTCTGACCAGTTGACTGGCTGAAGCGGGTGTCCTACAACTTTCTAGCGGGTGAGTCACTAGAAAGTTGTGCTGATCACAAAAGCTTCATGGCTGGTTAGGATGCTCTGGCAAGCTTAGGATGTGATAAATAGCATGAGTCTGTTTCAGATTTTGCTAGCTGAGGAAGTTGGAACTCAGTACGCGAGGGTGCTTTTGATGTTAGGCACTTAGGCTGATAGGTTCTACCAGGAAAATGATAAACTAGAGTTCATTAGACATTAGAGGAGACTGAATTATCTATATTCATACTGGGCCCGTACATGTATTGAGTACAAGTACAAGTAATGTGGGAGCTACTGAACTGCACGGTGGCGAAATGTGGAGGGCACACATGCCTGTTTTTGCAGACCTGGAAACTAGTATAAGTGTGCGCTCAATTGATCTGATGAGTTTTCATGTTCATCAGCAAGCAGCCAAAGCTGGAAAAGGCGAGTTCATTTCTATGTTTCTTCTGACTTCCATATATCACttcatttttcttttcctttggcTAGTCCTACAATTTCAGCCCCTATGATGTTCTATAACATGAAAATGGCAAGGAGTAAGAATTGCGTTGGCTATGATTCATGAATTTAGGAGCACCTTTGATGCAACTATGCAAGTCCTACAAATTGCAGCATCTATGATGCCCTAACATGAACATGGCAAAGTGTAAGGATTGTGCTGGCTATGCTTCTTAATTTAGGGGCACGAAAAGTGCATGAACATGGCCTGCTATCTTATCACCCTATAAATGTGATGGATTATCCTGGCTATGACCTATGATCCTATAAATTTGCTAGCAGTAAGAGTGCATGAATAAGGCCTCCTTTCTTATCATCCTATAAATGTGAAGCGAATGACACTGTTCATCACGCAAAGCAAAAATATAGCGTATGACACGCCACGTATACGAAAATTAATACACGGCAGTGATTGCCGTTGAACTGCAGAAGACGGGTACTTTTTGCAATTTGGCCTTTTGTTTAAAAAAAATCACATTTGAACCTCTGTATGAAGTAAACTCAACTTTGGACCTTGGGAGTCGGCGCCGAGCTAACGCTGCTCGGCACCATAGATCATGGCACTGGACTGCTTTGCGTCGAATGTGGCAGTGATATGGCGCTGATATGGACAATACCTCGGCGCCGTAGATCTCGGCGCCGAGCTGGTAATCTTTATATTTTGGCATACGGCAGACTACGAGAATAAGTTCCAACAAAACATGTAACAATGATATTTTAGCCTAGGTGGTGAAGATACTCTGCTCTAGGATAAGAGGTTCTAGGTTAATATTGCCTAATAACAAAACGTAGATCCATAGAACATGATAGTTTTATAGACAAAACGTAAAAATATTTATCGACAAAACGAAGCTGCACATGATGCAAAAACACATCCAGTGTTAGGGCTCGAACCCAGCTCTCCTAAACCAAAGTCAAGTACCCCGACCAGGTGCATTATAGATATGTTATTTTCTGCAGCGCTCGGCTCCACTTAAACTAATATTGCCTAATAACAAAACGTAGATCCATAGAACATGATAGTTTTATAGACAAAACGTAAAAATATTTATCGACAAAATGAAGCTGCACATGATGCAAAAACACATCCAGTGTTAAGGCTCGAACCCAGCTTTCCTGACCAAAAGTCAGGTACTCCGACCATGTGCATTATAGATATGTTGTTTGACAAGAATCGGAACAATGTTTCTTGTATTTTTATGCCAAAATCCGTAGGAAACCAGCTCAGTGCCGAGATCCACGGAACCGGCCACAGCGCTGGTACTATAGCGCTGACCTCAGCGCCGTGATCTATGGCACCAAGGTATTATCCATGTCAGCATCATGTCACCGCTACGTCCGATGCAAAGCAAATAACTTGGCGCAATGACCTACTCGGCGTCTTAGATCATGGCGCCAATCCGTATGGTGCAAAGTTGAGTTTACCTCCCCTGGAGGTCCAAACCtgaatatttttttaaaaaaatgaccAAAATGTAAAAAATTCGGTGCAGAAGACAATACGGAAGCTCAACTGTGTCTCGCGTCTCGTCAAGCCACTCACCCGCACGGGCCCCACCGGGGCGTCCGATGCCTGGCTGGGCTGCGGCcaggtggccgccgccgcgtcgcgtgGCTCGCGTCCCCGCCCCGCCTTCCCCTCCCGATatctcctcccgccgccgccgccgcgcgcgtgcTCTCGTTGGTTTTTCCACCCGCTGTTGCTCTCGGCCCCACGATGGCGGTGGCTTCCTTCAACCCCATGCTCTCGTCGCTCGTCCCCGCGGCGCCGGGTAGGCGAGGGCGAGCGGCGTTCCTGCGGTCGCGTGCGGCCTTCCCCGGGCCGCTCGCGAACGGCGCGGTGGTGGGTCGCGGCAGGTGGcggctcgcggcggcggccgagccGCAGGCCGTGCAGGAACAGCCGGCGCGGACGGAAGCTTCCGGCGAGACCGGCGCCGCGGGGGCCTCCGAGGCGTCCTCCAAGCTGGTTCTGGTCGTTGGGGGAACCGGCGGCGTTGGTAAGGCAGCAACATATCTGCTCTATTTTCCAGCATTGCTAGTATTTTCCTGATCGGAAGTAAGATGTCGTGGCAAATTTCAGCTCCTAGACCATAAAGCTGCAGAGCCCTTTTATCTCTGATGAATTTAACAATATCCTAGTGTCAGTTACCGACTTTGAATCATGCCATATACTAAACGTTGTAAGACGATGGATGGTATGTTTGTGTTGCATTGCTTCTTACACATTTTCCGGCTTGTGTTACTGTGTCCTGCTGCAGTTGTTCTAGTGTTGCTTGCTAGATCAGTTGGCAAAATATTAACTGAGTACATCTTGCAGGGCAGTTGGTTGTAGCATCGTTGCTGAACAGGAAGATCAAGTCAAGATTGCTCCTCAGAGATCCTGAAAAGGCCGAGTCTCTATTTGGCAAGCAGGATGAGAGTGTGCTGCAGGTACATTTGGAGCTTCAGCATTGTGTCAGTGTCATGACTTGAGCGATACTGATTCCTGCCAAAGTGCTAATACAGGTTTATCTTTTATGACAGGTTTACAAAGGGGACACAAGAAATTCTAATGATTTGGATCCACAAATGTTTGAGGTTGGACTCCTCTGTTTCTTTGATTTCATATAGTTTATCTGTTTATGGGCCATATTTCTGTGATGATTGAATAAGTCAAAATATAGGGGTCTCTTTTCATAGGGTGTTACACATGTGATATGCTGTACTGGAACTACAGCATTTCCGTCGAAGCGCTGGGATGGAGATAACACTCCAGAACGTGTAGGTATTGTACTGCCTGATATCATGAGTATGAGCATCAGTAGTTCACTTATGTAATGAATCAAACACTATGTACCCATGGCGTTGCTTCTCCTACTTAAATGACAGGCTAGTGCTCCTACCATTTCTTCAAAAGAAAAATGTACTGCCTGATATTCTGCAGTTGAAGTTAAATCACCCAAGATGCTGCAGTAAAATGCTAAACAAAGAACCTGCACTTAAAATTCTCTTAAATACTCTCACAAAATTTAAGATATATGCAAGAGTTTTAGGGATAATCCTGATGGAGCTTAGGAGACTTTCAATTCCAGAATGAcgcaaataaaaaaaataactgcAATGTCGCTGCAGTACAGGGCTAATGAGTTCTTTGTTTGTCTCAAGTTCTAAGCACCCATTGAAGTTTTTATAACGTACATTGTGCTGCTCAGATCATGCATGCATATTTATGATTATTGCTAAACCCATGTTTATCACATATATAAGCTAACAATGTCAGTGATTAATTAGTAGGCAAGAAACTGTCTTACTGCTCGTTCACTGATTACACGCACATTTCCTGTTCACAGACTGGGATGGCATCCGAAATCTTGTTAGCGCCCTTCCATGGACAATCAAGAGGATGGTTTTCGTGTCATCCATCGGTGTTACAAAATACAATGAAATACCATGGAGGTATACCTTATAATTCTTAGGAAGAATTCCGGTATTTACAGTTGAACTTCACGACATCATAGTATCGTAAATGCTATGATACCTGTCAAACAATATGCAACACATGTCTTATGCGTAACTCCCTTGTTTTAAAAACAGCTTATATATGCAAAATCATACTAGTTTATTTTGCAATTGACTTTCTTTCAGCAAGTCAAACCTAATATTTTGTGTGCAGACTTAGCATTCTGGCTTGTTAATTCCATTGTGTATGTCTCTGTGCCTTTCACCCTGATATTTCTGTATTCCACTGGGCCCTATGTTACACAGAATTTTAACCTTGGTTCTTAACCAATCATGCTATGCATTTTTCAGTATCATGAATCTCTTTGGTGTGCTCAAGTACAAGAAGATGGCAGAGGACTTTGTTCGCAATTCCGGGATACCGTTCACCATTATCAGGTTCATCTCATGCACAGAAAATTGTATCGGTGGACACATCATGGATGTATTATTCTGACATGATAAGAGCTGTTTGCAGGCCTGGAAGATTGACTGATGGGCCCTACACTTCGTATGATCTTAATACACTTCTTAAAGCTACAGCTGGAGAGCGACGAGCGGTAGTCATAGGCAAAGGTTACTCCTTTTGTTATTCCCCTGCATCTTATgatgatttttttaaaaaataagtttTTAGCTCTTCTAACACTTCATTATTATCCTACTAGGTGACAAGCTTGTGGGGGAAGTTAGCAGACTGGTGGTAGCAGAGGCCTGCATCCAAGCTTTAGATATTGAATCCACTGAAGGACAGATATACGAGATTAATTCAGTGAAGGTATTCATTTTTTTTCGACCGGGTACAATTGGTTATCGGCAGCTATTTTCAAAGACAGATATCTGAGAATTCATGTGATTCAATTGCACAAGTTAAAATTCAAAGCTCGTTAGCATTTTAGACGGCTAATAAAGATTGAAACCATGGCTTAATCACAAGGACACGGTACCAAACCATGGCTACCATAAATTTTGCTCCCTAGACTAAAATAGTTAGCAGAATTGCATGCCAAAATGGACCTCACTAGATATGCGTCTTTGCTATTTCTTTTTCCTTGTAATTAATTGCAGTCTGTTGTATCTTCCACTGAGATGGGCACAATGTAATTCAGGGCGAAGGACCTGGGACGGACCCAGAGAAGTGGAAGGAGCTATTCAGTTCTGTCCAATCAGCATAGTGGCATCCGGTGAATCTCTATATACATACACCGTATATAATAGGCAAAATACTGTAGTGTACGTAATTCCATGGAAGCAACACATGTAATCCCATTAGACATTGAACATTATTGTAGCAACCGTGTACAGAGGTTTAGATTATCAGTCAATTGCGAGTTGCAAAGAATATTTGGTCGTTTGTGTACATTGTGCTGGGGCTGAGCATGCAGGTATGACGATTGCCTCTCGAAGGGGATCGCATGCAATCTGCGATCTGTCGGAAGGTGAGGTGTGTcatggagggagggagggagtggGTTTGCCGAACACGTACGCGCGCGAGACTCTAGCTTTTCTTCCATCGCATCGGATCGGATCGGATCGGATATATGAGCCGTCGAATTCACCGACGCCGACGACTCCGACCGCGGGTGAAGAGGGAGAGAGCTAGCAACCGCGCCGCCGCGAAGGCAGATGCTGTACATCGTGGGCCTGGGGctcggcggcgaccgcggcgtCACGGTGCGGGGGCTCGACGCCGTCCACCGCTGCGCCAGGGTCTACATGGAGGCCCGCACCGCCCTCCTCACCCTTGGCGTCGACGGCGACCCTTCCAGCAGGCTCGCCAGGCTCGTGCGTGTTACTTTCTCCTCTCGATGACCCGATCCTAGCTTGCTTGCTCCTGTCGGAGGCAGAGACGCCGCCTGTCAACGGCTTGGTCGACGCGAGGGCCGGCCAAGGCGCCGCCGCTCACTACTACTACTACGCCTCCGTTGATTTCTCGTGCTTTGCAGGAGATGCTGTACGGGAATGAGGTCACCGTCGCCGTCCGGGAGATCGTGGAGGAAGAGAGCGGCGACCA from Panicum hallii strain FIL2 chromosome 9, PHallii_v3.1, whole genome shotgun sequence includes:
- the LOC112877203 gene encoding 50S ribosomal protein L6, chloroplastic; protein product: MASLSPSLHLPCNSRTGFLGKTQGIRPRVIPAGRVGFVRTVVECKESRIGKKPIEVPSNVTLTLEEQFVKAKGPLGELSLSYPGEVKVVKEKSGKLRLFKTAETKRANQMHGLFRTLTDNIIVGVSKGFDKKLQLVGVGYRAAVEGNDLVMNLGFSHPVRMAIPEGLKVKVEENTRIIVSGYDKSAIGQFAATIKKWRPPEPYKGKGIRYADEVVRRKEGKAGKKK
- the LOC112874461 gene encoding sanguinarine reductase → MAVASFNPMLSSLVPAAPGRRGRAAFLRSRAAFPGPLANGAVVGRGRWRLAAAAEPQAVQEQPARTEASGETGAAGASEASSKLVLVVGGTGGVGQLVVASLLNRKIKSRLLLRDPEKAESLFGKQDESVLQVYKGDTRNSNDLDPQMFEGVTHVICCTGTTAFPSKRWDGDNTPERVDWDGIRNLVSALPWTIKRMVFVSSIGVTKYNEIPWSIMNLFGVLKYKKMAEDFVRNSGIPFTIIRPGRLTDGPYTSYDLNTLLKATAGERRAVVIGKGDKLVGEVSRLVVAEACIQALDIESTEGQIYEINSVKGEGPGTDPEKWKELFSSVQSA